In Bacteroides coprosuis DSM 18011, the following are encoded in one genomic region:
- a CDS encoding hypothetical protein (SPTR: Putative uncharacterized protein;~IMG reference gene:2504108193), with translation MYLSGKTKWNKKYTLDINKNTTFVQIENLKDLDLK, from the coding sequence ATGTATCTATCAGGAAAGACAAAATGGAATAAAAAATACACTTTAGATATCAACAAGAATACGACTTTTGTACAAATAGAAAACCTAAAAGATTTAGATCTTAAATAA